A single genomic interval of Zingiber officinale cultivar Zhangliang chromosome 4A, Zo_v1.1, whole genome shotgun sequence harbors:
- the LOC121969573 gene encoding DNA-binding protein MNB1B-like yields the protein MTRGKSKADAPKKADTKLAVKKGAERAAKKPRKTKADKDPNKPKRPPSAFFVFMEEFRKIYKEKHPNNKSVAAVGKAGGDKWKSLSEDEKAPYVAKAARLKSDYTKTMAAYNKAQSGGGSRPAPAAAASADDDEESDKSKSEVNDDEDDEEEEDEEDDD from the exons ATGACGAGGGGAAAATCGAAGGCCGACGCCCCCAAGAAGGCCGATACCAA GCTTGCGGTGAAGAAGGGAGCGGAACGGGCGGCGAAGAAGCCTCGGAAGACGAAGGCCGACAAGGATCCCAACAAGCCCAAGAGGCCTCCCAGTGCCTTTTTCGTCTTTAT GGAGGAATTCAGGAAGATTTACAAGGAAAAACACCCGAATAACAAGTCGGTTGCGGCA GTTGGTAAAGCAGGAGGAGACAAATGGAAATCCTTGTCAGAGGAT GAGAAAGCTCCCTACGTCGCCAAGGCAGCCAGGCTGAAATCAGATTACACAAAGACTATGGCCGCCTACAATAAGGCTCAA TCTGGCGGAGGAAGTCGTCCTGCCCCTGCCGCTGCTGCTTCAGCAGATGACGACGAAGAATCCGACAAATCCAAGTCTGAGGTGAACGATGACGAAGATGATGAAGAGGAAGAG GATGAAGAGGATGATGACTGA